CCTCTCGTCTCGGTGGAAAGGGTTTTTTTGCAGGCGGGTTGCGCACGGGCGCCGTCTTAACCGTCGTTGCAGGGAGTGCGGCGGCGGGACGATTGCCGGAAAGAGATCAGCCGTTCCTGGGAGGTCGTCCCGCGCCTGCGGTCCTCCCGCGACCTTCCCGGCGAGCCTTGCGCACCCTCTCCTGGTCCTGATGCTCGCGGTTGCCATGGGGAATTATATATGTCATTCCCCTGGATGGCAACAAGAAATATTATGGAAACTCCGATTTGTTGCACTGAGGGAACCTTTTTGTAAAAGGGTCATGGACCCACGGTTCCCTCAGACTCCCTCCAAAAACTTTTAACGCCCTGCGGTTCATCCCGGTTTTGCTTGCAAAATCGGGATGAACCGCAGGGAACTAAAAGTCTTTGAAGGGGGTCTGTGGCCCTTCTACAGAAAGTTTCCTCCAAGGTGATTAATCAGAGCTTCCATGCTTGATTGCCTCTGCAAATCGGTGTTATATTCGGATGGTCCGAGTCAGCTTGATAAAGGAGGTGGCGTGGTGTTGAAGGTCCGTTGCGCAGCGGTCCTGTCCCTGTGGGCCCTGGTCATGCTCGCCGCCGTGTTGCCGGCCTCCGCCCTCACGGACGACGAGAAGGTCAATATCCGGATCTACGAGGAGGTGGGCCCCTCTGTCGTCAACATCATAACGACGGCCGTGTCATACGACTTCTTTCTCAATCCCGTGCCGGAGACGGGCAGCGGCTCCGGCGCCGTTCTCGACAAGCTCGGCCACATAGTCACCAACTTCCACGTCATCGAGGACGCGGCGCGCCTGGAGGTGACGCTCCACGACTCGCAGCGCTACGAGGCGAGGGTGGTAGGCGCGGACCCGAGCAACGACCTCGCCGTCATAAGGATAGAGGCCCCGCCCGAGAAGCTCCGGCCCATCCCGCTCGGCACCTCCGGCGACCTGAAGGTGGGTCAGAAGGTGCTCGCCATCGGCAACCCCTTCGGACTGGAGAGAACGCTCACCGTCGGCGTGGTGAGTTCCGTGGGCAGGACCATGAGGGCCGTCAACGGCAAGCTCATAAGGGGGGTAATCCAGACCGACGCGGCCATAAACCCCGGCAACTCCGGGGGACCGCTCCTCGACGGCGAGGGGAGGATGGTGGGGCTCAACTCGGCCATATTCAGCCCCGTGGGCGCCAGCGTGGGCATAGGCTTCGCCATCCCCGTCGACACGGTGCGGCGCGTCGTGCCCCAGCTCATCGAGAGGGGCTACGTGGCGAGACCGTGGCTCGGCATAGGCGGCCACGGCATCGACGAAGCGACGGCCGAACTCCTCGGCCTCCCCTCGCCGGGCGTGCTCATCGCCGAGGTCTACAGGGGAGGTCCGGCCCACAAGGCCGGCCTTCGCGGCGCGACCAGGTACCTGAGACTCGGAAACGTCATGGTCCCCGTGGGCGGAGACCTCATAACGGCCGTCAACGGCCGAGAGGTGGAAAGCTTCGACGACCTCGACGAGGTCCTCTCGGAGCTTGCGGTCGGCGACGTGGTGGTGCTCGACGTCTTCAGAAAAAGGAGTAAGATCAAGGTGCGGGTCAGGCTCGAGGAGATGCCCCGCTGAACAGGGGAAGGACCTTCCGCGCAAGGGGCCACCATCGTATGTTATCCGGATCTTCGGCTGTACGAGGGGGGCGCGCCGGGCGGGAACTTTACGCCCTTGCGGCCCGAACCTCCGGCACAGCCCCCGAGGCAGCCGGCGCGGGCCGGCTGCCGAGGGCCGTTTCCTCTTTACGTAAAGGCTCCCCCAAACGACCAACCACGGAGGTGGTTTCTATGAACGACGCTGTCAGGCCGGTATCGCCGGGACTTCTGTTGGGACTCTGTTCGCTCATCTTCGGCATAGGGTGGGCCATGTTCATCATCACCCAGCACGAGCGCATCCACGATATGCTCGCCGCCGAGACCGAGGCGCTCATGGAGGAGAGGTTCATCCTCCAGCCCGACATGGAGGGGATGGACCACGGCGGCCACGAAGAGGGGCATATGATGGACGAAGGAGGGCACGATCACGGAGGCGGCGCCCACGATCATTCGGCCCACGACCATGGGGAGGCGGCGGCCACGGGCGACGGCCACGACCACCCGGCCCACTCCGACCCGGAGACGGCGGCGGCCCACGAGCGGCTCACGAGGGGCCACCTCCACGCCATGGGCCTTGGGCTCGTGACCATAGCCCTCTCGCTCGTCCTGGCCTTCACCGACGCGCCGGCGAGGGTCAAGACCGTGGTGTCGGCCATGGCCGGCATCGGCGGCTTCTTCTACCCCTTCGCCTGGATAGTCATGGGGTTTCGCACGCCGCTGCTGGGGATGAAGGGGGCCGAGGAGTCGGTGCTGCCCATCGTCGCGCCCAGCGTGCTCCTGGTGCTCGCGGCGCTCGCCGCCACCGCCTTCCTCGTAGTCATGGGGATCGTGAAAAAGGGACTTCGCTGACTTGCCGCAGGGACGGCCGGGCCTCGTCGCCGGGAGCTTTCTCCTTGACAAGCGGACGACGCCTTTATAAAATTTTGATTACTCTGGGGGAAACTTTCTGTAGAAAGTTTCCCCCAGACCCCCTTCAAAGACTTTCAATACGAGTTGGTTTCCCCCTGTTTTGCCAGGCAAAACAGGGGGAAACCAACTCGCGTTAAAAGTTTTTGGAGGGAGTCTGAGGGA
This genomic stretch from Deltaproteobacteria bacterium harbors:
- a CDS encoding trypsin-like serine protease; translated protein: MLDCLCKSVLYSDGPSQLDKGGGVVLKVRCAAVLSLWALVMLAAVLPASALTDDEKVNIRIYEEVGPSVVNIITTAVSYDFFLNPVPETGSGSGAVLDKLGHIVTNFHVIEDAARLEVTLHDSQRYEARVVGADPSNDLAVIRIEAPPEKLRPIPLGTSGDLKVGQKVLAIGNPFGLERTLTVGVVSSVGRTMRAVNGKLIRGVIQTDAAINPGNSGGPLLDGEGRMVGLNSAIFSPVGASVGIGFAIPVDTVRRVVPQLIERGYVARPWLGIGGHGIDEATAELLGLPSPGVLIAEVYRGGPAHKAGLRGATRYLRLGNVMVPVGGDLITAVNGREVESFDDLDEVLSELAVGDVVVLDVFRKRSKIKVRVRLEEMPR